From the genome of Candidatus Acidiferrales bacterium:
CAAGCATGCTAATCATAACACAAATGTTCTCACCGTTCGTATATGGAACGGAATAATTATGAGCAATAAGAGCCCGGAGGGAACTGCGGTATTACCAACCACCTCCACACCTCTATATCGGCATTTTTTATCGGAAGATTAACAAGACCGATCTCAGATTAATGCCGAATCAATTATACCTGTCAGTCCAGGTTGAAATCGGTAAGATCCAAAAGGTCCATCCCCCAGACTCCCGCAGATGCTATGCGCCGGGCGATGTTTGAGGCTCTCTCTTTCGCTGCCTCATCGGACGTTGCCGGAACAACGATCGAGAGATCGCCGTTAGATAAAAAGATCGGCTTGAGACGAGTCTTCGACATATCCATACTCATTTGTTTCATTTCGATCACGTCGAAGCTTCGTGATACGATCACCTGCCAATCTCTGACCTCGGTACTCCCACTTCCTTCTTTCTTTTTGTCCTTTTCCAATTGTCGATCTCTAATTAAGTGACACATAAGAGGCGGGCTTTCTATCGAAGATGGCATTGCCCGGCTCTCCCGTATTTGGAGAAACAACTCGAAGAAGAAATCCGGCAGGGAAAATCTTCCGAGAATTTTGTCAATGAACTAACACCTCCCCGCCGAACCTGTTCAATGGAACGCAACATATGTATCAATTTCTACGCCGCAAATTCACGCGAAAATATCTCAGAATCTTCGCCTTACTGGAATTGAGCGGGAACAACGGTACGAACGTGTAACATTTGGTGAAGGAATTTGTTACCTGCACGAAAATGTAACTTAAAGGTAATTGGGCTGATTGGGAAGTTGGGTAATGGCTCAGTTTCAATCCCGTGTCATTCCAGTTCCGCCTCGAGCTGGACAGACTTCAGCCGTAATCCAGTTTTCGTTCTGGATGCCGGCTGAAGCCGCCATGACGATGGTTATCTCGTCCGGAACATTCAAACTGAGCCAGAACTTGCATTCACGAGACCTTAGGGATTACTCCAGCAATGCAAGCAAAGATCAAGCAGTATGTGATCAGTTGGGAAGAATTCTTGAGTTTTGGAACTGGAAGTATGGCGGCGTGATAAAGCTCACTGCTTGAAGTGAGTGACACACTATATATTGAAGATGTCCCACAACAAACCTCTTTACAATTGCGGCAGGAGCCTCATACCTGCCGTTTTTTTGTCAAAATCTTCGTTTGCAAACTGAGCCGATCAAAAGTAAGTTGAGCCAGGACTGGAAGTTGTTTGCACTTTGTTTGAGGAACAGATAAATTTTGCTGAAGACATTCTGCAGTTAGAAAACAATTAACGGATGTTGCCAGCGTGTGTTGGGTGAATCGATGGTAGTGTTCGTTTGTGCGGAATCATATATCACTGGTCAGGAGGAATCTATCGATGAAGGCAGACTTACACGGAGGCATCGCCCGGTTCGTTACTCTAATGGCAATCGTGGCGTCAGCAATGGCGGTGAGTAGCTGCTCACTAATCGGTTTCACGACAGGCATCATACTTGATGGTGAGTCAACTCACGATGTTGAGCTGTCAAGAGTCGACTCACTTAAACCTGGTGTCTGGCTGATGATTATTCTTGATGATTCCACACGGAGGGCCGGACGCCTGGTGGAAGTGAACGGGAGTTTTCGCTATCAATATCCTGCAAGTTACACTGTCGCGCGTCAGAACCTCGTCGATTCAGTTAACCTGCCGCGACTGGGCGCGACTGAAACGATACTGGACACTGCTTCGCATGAGAGGTCTGGAGAATTCATCGGCTTCGACCTAGACCGAGATTTCAAGCCGCTTCTCTTAATAAAATTTCGAGAGTTCGTTAACCCAAGGAGCGTACTGTTCTCGTCGGTGAGAACCATGAAAGACACGACTGGAAATGAAATAGACTTGCACACTGTCGGCCGCTTGATCGGAGAGAAGCGAATACCCGTTGCATCTAAAGGAATAGCCGTATCTGACAGTGTTACTACAAAAAGAATAAATATGTCCGATATCGTTTCGATGGAAATAGATGACCATCCGAAGGAGATCCACATAGCGTCCATCGCGGGGCTTGTTTTTGGGCTGGCAGTGGATCTAGTTTGCTATACATACGTTCTCACCCCATGGTTGAGAAACCAAGTTGGCCTTTGATTTCACTTTTCAAAAAAACTCAGAGAAGACAGAAGTCATTCGGGGATGAGATAGTACACCGGCTGCAAAGTTTCCTGTCCGATCTTTAGAACATCAACCCACTACCCACGGAAAGGGTCAATCCGTTAAAACTTCTTCTTCCACCAACGGGTGTCGCGAAATCTTTCATAATATGGAATTTGACTTCCAGCGTGAACTCCAAATGAGAAGAGACAGCATATTTCAATCCAGCACCAAACCTTCCCGCCAAAGTGAATTCTGATTCTACAGTCTTATGGTAAGTATACGCTGGTTGAACCGATATTTGATAACCCAAATCCGTCCCGAGAGCAAGCGACAAGTACTCCCTCATGGCCGGGACTGATTTGGGACCAGCCACAAAATACCTAAGACCTAACATGAACGGCGAAAGAAAGTTTATCTGATCTTCCAACGGGCTTAACAGGTCCCGCCTTATTCCCTCGAGAATTCCGAGACTCATTGTGGCTGCCAAGTTTTCTTTCACGGGGTATGCAAAAAGGAGCTCGCCACCAAGTGGACTGGAACTCTGTTTGTCCAGGACGGACCACGAAGGCAAGGGCTCACCGCTCATCAGGGGAGCCATCCATAGTCCAACGTTGAATTCAAGAGTGGGCCTGTTCTTTAAATTTTCGTCTTGTCCTCTGGCAATGTTGCATGCCAATAAAACCAATAGAAAAAGAATTGTGGTTTGAAGTAATTTCACAGCATGCTCTCTTCGTCAGAAATTAATACTGCGGACGTTTAAGTGCAATATGTTTCTGATAGGAAAGAATCTTTAGATGATAGTTGCCAAATGATAGAGAATACCTGCTGTTGTTTCACCCTCTGATTTGACGTTGAGTTTTGGGAGACTGCTTACCTTATTTCAGCACCATCGCCGCGCTATTTTCGATAATTCCTTAACTCCTCTCAGAGATTTCCAAATGGCCTCGCATCGTAATAAAGCTCCGTCCGTGCAATCAGGTCATTCTTGAAAGTCATCAGCACTGCGGTCGGACAGATTTTGACCGGCCCGGTAAGGTGCATGTCATAAACCAACGCGACCTGATCGCCTGATGCGAACTTCGCTCGAACGTCGATTCTCTCGACGAGAGGGATAAGCCGTTTGGCTGCCTCAACGACCGCCTCTCGTCCTCTGCTTTCTCCCATCGGTGCAACGAACTGAACGTCTGGGTGCAGATGTCGCGCGATTGCTCCAAGGTCTTTCTTTTCGAAGGCATTATAATAAGCTAACGCTGATTCGATGTTATTAGCATCCATATTTTCCTCCTTGAACCATCTCGTATTAATATGGCAAATTCCCCCTCTATTAGAAAGAGGTTTTCCCCCTGTGCTTGCGAGCCGTTCAACCTCTATCCAAGCACCATGGCTGCCGGGTCTTCGATTAATTCTTTTACTTTGGCCAAGAACTGCACTGACTCGCGTCCGTCGACTATCCTGTGATCATACGTCAACGCGACATACATCATCGGCTTCACAACTATCTGCCCGTTTTCCACAACCGGCCGCTCAGCTATCTTGTGTAAGCCGAGGATTCCAACCTGGGGCGGATTTAGAATCGGCGTGCTCATCAGCGAACCGAAGACTCCGCCGTTCGTTATCGTGAATGTGCCGCCGCGCAGATCTTCTAGAGTGAGTGTACCACTTTGCGATTTTTCAACGAAGTTTTTGATCCCCATTTCAATTTCGGCGAACGACATCGTATCCGCATTCCTTAACACCGGCACGACGAGCCCTTCGTCAGCCGCTACAGCAATCCCGATATCGTAGTAATGTTTGTAAACGATCTCGTCCTCGTCGATCTCCGCGTTCAGCCGCGGAAATTCTTTCAACGCTGCTATCGACGCCTTCACGAAGAATGAAACGATCCCGAGCCCGACGCCATATTTATCTCTGAACACCTCTTTGTATTTCTTTCTCAGATCCATCACGCGGCTCATGTCTATCTCGTTGAACGTGGTCAGCATCGCGGTGGTCTGCTGCGCCTCCAGCATTCGACGTGCAATCGTCTTTCTACGAAGGGACATCTTCACTCGTTCTTCTTGTCCCGTCATTGATGGCTGCGTTGCGGGAATTATAGCCTCACGTTTCCCATTTCCCCCATCTCTTGCTTGTTCTCGCCTTTCTCCTGTTTTTTTTGTCAGTAGAAATGATTCCACATCGTGTTTTGTCACCCTGCCGCTGGTTCCGCTTCCGGCGACTTCGGATAATTTCAAGCCTGTCTCTTCGGCGACGCGTCTTGCTACCGGCGTTGCTCTTTCAAATTCTTTCCCGGAACGGATCCTTTCTGACGCTTCATGTTTCTGATCACTTAGTTCATGACTCTGGCTTTTCACATCCGGTTTCTCGACGGACATTCCTCCCTTCGCTATTTGTTCCCCGATATTATCCGCATCGATTTCTCCGATAACATCCCCGACACGAACGGTCTCTTCTTCGTGTGCCATGACCCTCGTCAGCACGCCTGCACCTTCTGCTGTCACGTCGACGTTGACTTTTTCCGTTTCCAGTTCAACGACGGCATCCCCGAGTTCGACTTTGTCCCCCTCTTTCTTGAGCCAATGGGCAATGCGTGCATCAACGACCGATTCACCGAGCGACGGAACAACGATATTCATCTTATTCCTTTTTATGAATTTTGCAGAGATACTTCTCTCTCTGCAAAGTGTTTATTCGTGGTTTCTCCTTTGAATGCCTGTTCGATAATTTCGTTCTGGTGCATAATGTGTAGTGTTGTAGATCCTTCAGACGGGCTCGCATTTGCCGGTCTGCCGGCGTACCTGATCTGGATCCTGCTTCCGCCCGTTCCGTATCCGGGGAACAAGTCTTTCAATAGCGGCATTATAAAATTCCATGCCCCCATGTTTTGAGGCCCTTCCTGCACCCAGATCAATTCTTTGGCATTTTCATAATTCATCACGAGTGTCTTCAATTCGCCCGCCGGGAAGGGGTACAATTGCTCGATCCGGATTATCGCCGTCTCTTCATTCTGTTGTCTGTATTTGCTGTCGATCAGATCGACGAAAATTTTCCCGCTGCACAGGATCAGCCTGCGTGCAGTTTCATGGAGAGGTTTCGGATCATCGATCACAGGCTGCCATTTTCCCTCGAACAATTCTCTCGGAGTCGATGCGGTCCGCGGATGACGGAGCAAGCCCTTTGGAGTCATCACTACGAGTGGAAGCGGATCGACCTTGAGAAGGAGCGCCTGTCGTCGTAGAAGATGAAAGTATTGCGCTGCAGTTGTGCAGTTTGCAATTCGAACATTCATCTCGGCTGCCAGGGAGAGGAAACGTTCAAGCCGTCCGCTGGAGTGATCCGGACCCTGTCCTTCATAAGCGTGGGGCAGAAGCAAGATCAGCGATGGGGTCTGTCCCCATTTTGCGCGCGCGGAAGTTATGAATTCATCCACCATGGTCTGAGCATTGTTTATGAAATCGCCGTACTGTGCTTCCCATACGACCAGCCTGCCCGGCTCTTGGACGTTGTATCCGTATTCAAAGCCGACTGCCGCACTTTCTGTCAGCGGACTATTGTAGATTTCGAACGATGCGTTCGCCTGCACAAAGGATTGAAGCGGCGAAAATGTTTCCCCGTTCTTCACATCATGGAACGTAATATGCCTGTGGCTGAAGGTACCCCTGTCGGAATCCTGGCCGGTAAACCTGATCGGTATTCCGTCCTCAAGTATCGAAGACAGCGCCAGGATTTCTGCAGTTGCCCAATCGATAGACGCGGCATCCTGGCTGTCGAAAACATGCCTTCGTTTTTCGATGATGCGTTCGAGCTTCGGATGGATTGAAAAATTTTCCGGAAACGACAGGAGTGCCTGATTGAGCTTCTGCAGCTTCTCCGGATTTACATGGGTTTTTGCCATCCGTGCCGCGCCGGAAGGCGGCATTGCCGGCCGCGGCTCGATCAACGCTTTGTCAGGTTCAAGAGAAGTAAGCGCCGACTGAAGTTTGTCAAATTCTTTTCTGACAAATGACTCGACATTTTCCGGTGTGATTGTTTTCCTGCCCGTCAGCTCATCGGCCCACTTTTTTCTCACAGTCGGTGAGTTTTGAATCCGCTCGTACATCAAGGGTTGCGTGAAAGTTGGCTCATCGCTTTCATTGTG
Proteins encoded in this window:
- a CDS encoding nuclear transport factor 2 family protein; amino-acid sequence: MDANNIESALAYYNAFEKKDLGAIARHLHPDVQFVAPMGESRGREAVVEAAKRLIPLVERIDVRAKFASGDQVALVYDMHLTGPVKICPTAVLMTFKNDLIARTELYYDARPFGNL
- the odhB gene encoding 2-oxoglutarate dehydrogenase complex dihydrolipoyllysine-residue succinyltransferase, whose amino-acid sequence is MNIVVPSLGESVVDARIAHWLKKEGDKVELGDAVVELETEKVNVDVTAEGAGVLTRVMAHEEETVRVGDVIGEIDADNIGEQIAKGGMSVEKPDVKSQSHELSDQKHEASERIRSGKEFERATPVARRVAEETGLKLSEVAGSGTSGRVTKHDVESFLLTKKTGERREQARDGGNGKREAIIPATQPSMTGQEERVKMSLRRKTIARRMLEAQQTTAMLTTFNEIDMSRVMDLRKKYKEVFRDKYGVGLGIVSFFVKASIAALKEFPRLNAEIDEDEIVYKHYYDIGIAVAADEGLVVPVLRNADTMSFAEIEMGIKNFVEKSQSGTLTLEDLRGGTFTITNGGVFGSLMSTPILNPPQVGILGLHKIAERPVVENGQIVVKPMMYVALTYDHRIVDGRESVQFLAKVKELIEDPAAMVLG
- a CDS encoding 2-oxoglutarate dehydrogenase E1 component, with the protein product MQTNMDSLKEFYGPNAGFVLELYDKFLRDPDTLDTETRKLFEEHPPQLEEPKSPDIDRQRFSSWKTVLAVARLAQNIRQFGHLAANLDPLGILPLSEGGLLARDPSLKKESYGLDDETLRSLPPDLIGGSIVLRTRNAFEAIETLMKIYTSTIGFDFEHVHATDERTWLRDSIEGRLFAPPLMPVDGNTLLEQLTQTEVFEQFLQRSFPGKFRFSIEGIDMLVPMLDELVLLAAKSEIKSIIIGMAHRGRLNVLAHILHVPYSAIFAEFKDPVRHRNSRADLDWTGDVRYHRGAFKIQKNNSPDAMGIFLAPNPSHLEAIDPVIEGMARAAGTDSSHRGKPEFNPEVTLPILIHGDASFPGQGIVAETLNLSRLDGYSTGGTIHIITNNQLGYTATPDETRSTRYASDPAKGFEIPIIHVNADDPEGCIESVRIASAYREKFHKDFLIDLIGYRRHGHNESDEPTFTQPLMYERIQNSPTVRKKWADELTGRKTITPENVESFVRKEFDKLQSALTSLEPDKALIEPRPAMPPSGAARMAKTHVNPEKLQKLNQALLSFPENFSIHPKLERIIEKRRHVFDSQDAASIDWATAEILALSSILEDGIPIRFTGQDSDRGTFSHRHITFHDVKNGETFSPLQSFVQANASFEIYNSPLTESAAVGFEYGYNVQEPGRLVVWEAQYGDFINNAQTMVDEFITSARAKWGQTPSLILLLPHAYEGQGPDHSSGRLERFLSLAAEMNVRIANCTTAAQYFHLLRRQALLLKVDPLPLVVMTPKGLLRHPRTASTPRELFEGKWQPVIDDPKPLHETARRLILCSGKIFVDLIDSKYRQQNEETAIIRIEQLYPFPAGELKTLVMNYENAKELIWVQEGPQNMGAWNFIMPLLKDLFPGYGTGGSRIQIRYAGRPANASPSEGSTTLHIMHQNEIIEQAFKGETTNKHFAEREVSLQNS